One window of the Niallia circulans genome contains the following:
- a CDS encoding anaerobic ribonucleoside triphosphate reductase, with protein sequence MSNEVQLLNQFAEIMNSNNQDFIQENANVDGMSPMSHMMQFAATASKYYTMEHLLSEKVKQSHQEGYIHIHDLDFYSSGTTTCCQIPLAQILKDGFNTGHGYMREPKSIMSAMALTSIILQANQNQQHGGQSIPMLDYDLAPYIQKTYRKNKKRLKEVIQEKAELEKKAWEWTERETYQACEAFIHNCNSMHSRGGGQTPFVSVNLGTDQSVEGRMLTKNLLLATQAGLGAGETPIFPIIVFKVKDGINYQKNDPNYDLFRLAIETTSKRLFPNFVFIDAPFNLAYYNGTPQSEVATMGCRTRVMGNIHGSEQTIGRGNLSFTSINLPLLALESTTIESFFHKLDETIDLVVDQLLERFHYQGKKKVANFKFLYGQGVWQGGEELNVDDQLEELLKQGTLSIGFVGLAECLVSLLGVHHGQSEKAYEIGLQIVQFMRQKADEALEKYQLNFSLLATPAESFAGKALRAARKKFGIIKGVTDREYFTNSFHIPVYFPISIHEKIQREAPFHALTNAGHITYVELDGDASKNVEAIEIIVRTMKEAGIGYGSINHPVDRCMTCGHKGIIDNECPNCGEKDENQIERIRRITGYLVGSLNRWNNAKRAEERERVKHR encoded by the coding sequence ATGAGTAATGAGGTTCAACTATTAAATCAATTTGCAGAAATAATGAACAGCAATAATCAGGACTTTATTCAAGAAAATGCAAATGTAGACGGAATGTCACCGATGAGTCATATGATGCAATTTGCTGCAACAGCTTCTAAATACTATACAATGGAACATTTATTATCAGAAAAGGTAAAACAATCACATCAAGAAGGATATATCCATATTCACGATCTAGACTTTTATTCTTCTGGTACTACAACATGCTGTCAAATCCCATTGGCCCAAATCTTAAAGGATGGCTTTAACACTGGTCATGGATATATGAGAGAACCAAAATCAATTATGAGTGCAATGGCTCTTACTTCTATTATTTTGCAAGCTAATCAAAATCAGCAGCATGGTGGACAATCCATCCCAATGTTAGACTATGATCTTGCGCCATATATACAAAAAACATATAGAAAGAATAAAAAACGGTTAAAGGAGGTAATTCAAGAAAAGGCGGAACTAGAGAAAAAGGCCTGGGAATGGACAGAAAGAGAAACCTATCAAGCATGTGAGGCATTTATACATAATTGCAACAGTATGCACTCCCGCGGCGGTGGTCAGACGCCATTTGTTTCCGTAAATTTAGGAACGGATCAATCAGTAGAAGGAAGAATGCTGACAAAGAATTTATTATTGGCAACACAAGCAGGACTTGGGGCAGGAGAAACGCCAATTTTTCCAATTATCGTTTTTAAAGTAAAAGACGGAATTAATTATCAAAAGAATGATCCTAATTATGATTTATTCCGCTTAGCGATAGAGACGACAAGTAAACGATTATTTCCCAATTTTGTTTTTATAGATGCCCCATTTAATTTAGCCTATTATAACGGCACTCCTCAATCGGAAGTCGCCACAATGGGGTGTCGGACTAGAGTGATGGGGAATATCCACGGAAGTGAACAAACAATAGGAAGAGGGAATTTATCCTTCACAAGTATTAATCTTCCTTTATTGGCTTTAGAGTCAACGACGATAGAATCATTTTTTCATAAACTGGATGAAACGATCGACTTAGTTGTTGATCAACTCCTTGAAAGGTTTCATTATCAAGGAAAGAAAAAAGTAGCGAATTTCAAGTTTTTATACGGACAAGGTGTTTGGCAGGGCGGAGAAGAATTGAATGTGGATGATCAACTAGAAGAACTTCTGAAACAAGGTACACTATCAATTGGCTTTGTTGGTTTAGCGGAATGCCTGGTATCCTTGCTTGGTGTCCACCATGGACAAAGTGAAAAGGCCTATGAAATTGGTTTACAGATTGTTCAATTTATGCGCCAAAAGGCAGACGAAGCCTTGGAAAAATATCAGCTTAACTTCTCTCTTCTTGCTACTCCAGCAGAATCATTCGCTGGAAAAGCATTAAGAGCTGCTCGAAAGAAATTTGGGATTATAAAAGGGGTGACAGATAGAGAATACTTTACGAATAGTTTTCATATTCCCGTTTATTTTCCCATTTCTATTCATGAAAAAATTCAGCGCGAAGCACCGTTTCATGCGTTAACAAATGCGGGACATATTACGTATGTAGAATTGGACGGAGATGCCAGTAAGAATGTAGAAGCCATAGAAATAATCGTACGGACGATGAAAGAGGCAGGGATTGGATACGGAAGCATTAATCATCCCGTGGATCGTTGCATGACTTGTGGACATAAAGGAATAATCGATAATGAATGCCCAAATTGTGGGGAGAAAGATGAGAACCAGATTGAAAGGATTCGGAGAATAACCGGTTATCTTGTTGGATCACTTAATCGGTGGAATAATGCAAAACGTGCTGAAGAACGGGAAAGGGTCAAACATCGATGA
- the nrdG gene encoding anaerobic ribonucleoside-triphosphate reductase activating protein, with the protein MRVLSIVEDSIVDGPGLRTTIFFAGCTHYCRGCHNPESWKINGGTEMSIDEIMRKVKQNPLNDITFSGGEPMLQITELKQLAKECKQLNKNIWCYTGYLWEELRATQSDEFAELSMYVDVLVDGRFVLEQKDLSLLFKGSSNQRIIDCQKSLKEDKVCLFNECKREERDREISILN; encoded by the coding sequence ATGAGAGTGTTATCGATTGTGGAAGATAGCATTGTAGATGGTCCAGGATTGCGAACTACTATCTTTTTTGCAGGGTGTACGCATTATTGTAGAGGATGCCATAATCCAGAAAGTTGGAAAATAAATGGCGGAACAGAAATGTCAATAGACGAAATAATGAGGAAAGTAAAGCAAAACCCTTTAAACGATATTACCTTTAGTGGCGGCGAGCCAATGCTACAAATAACTGAGCTTAAACAATTAGCTAAGGAATGTAAACAATTAAATAAAAATATTTGGTGTTATACTGGATATCTTTGGGAAGAATTGAGAGCAACCCAATCTGATGAATTTGCTGAACTAAGTATGTATGTAGATGTTTTAGTAGATGGTCGATTTGTGCTAGAACAAAAAGATTTAAGTTTATTATTTAAAGGAAGTAGCAATCAACGAATTATTGACTGTCAAAAAAGTCTAAAAGAGGATAAAGTTTGTTTATTTAATGAATGTAAGAGAGAGGAAAGAGACCGGGAGATAAGTATTTTAAACTAA
- a CDS encoding DoxX family protein, whose protein sequence is MFMSFFRENKVAAGLLTIIRLVLGYSWFTSGFGKLTGGGFDASGFLTNAVTNPVTGPDGTAVYGWYTSFVEGFALPNVGLFNVLVPIGEVLVGLGLILGCLTTAAAFFGVIMNFCFLLAGTISHNPTDILMGMIIMFAGANAGYFGLDRWVLPYIRKTFFKKEDHNAEFTKKPRLT, encoded by the coding sequence ATGTTTATGAGCTTTTTTAGAGAAAATAAAGTCGCAGCTGGACTTTTAACCATTATACGTTTGGTGCTAGGTTATTCTTGGTTTACTTCCGGATTTGGTAAATTAACTGGTGGAGGATTTGATGCTTCTGGTTTTTTAACAAATGCCGTTACTAATCCAGTTACAGGACCAGACGGAACCGCGGTTTATGGATGGTATACAAGTTTTGTCGAAGGATTTGCTTTACCAAATGTTGGACTATTTAATGTGCTCGTCCCAATTGGAGAGGTATTAGTTGGTCTTGGGTTAATTTTAGGTTGTTTAACTACAGCAGCAGCATTCTTTGGTGTCATTATGAATTTCTGTTTCTTACTTGCAGGCACCATCTCTCATAACCCAACTGATATCTTAATGGGCATGATTATTATGTTTGCTGGAGCAAATGCTGGGTACTTCGGATTAGATCGATGGGTATTACCCTATATCAGAAAAACATTCTTTAAAAAAGAAGATCATAATGCAGAATTTACAAAAAAACCTCGTTTAACATAA
- the ssuE gene encoding NADPH-dependent FMN reductase: MTTVTIIAGGHKIDSRLTGILQFAVDYLGKKNVAVHIIQVHQLPSAALITADFMNKDIIAARQKVEQSNGVIVLSPVFQASYSGIIKTFLDLLPQKSLRNKAILPLMLGGSIAHLLVMDYALKPVLANLGATNLLTGAYVTDNQIAKKDNQNYVLDIDSETRITNQLEQLLEGIQ; this comes from the coding sequence ATGACAACGGTAACCATCATAGCTGGTGGACATAAAATAGACTCACGATTAACAGGTATTTTACAATTTGCGGTAGATTATTTAGGAAAGAAGAATGTGGCTGTTCATATCATTCAAGTGCATCAATTACCAAGTGCTGCCTTAATTACAGCAGACTTTATGAACAAGGATATAATAGCGGCAAGACAAAAAGTAGAACAAAGTAATGGTGTCATTGTATTATCACCTGTATTTCAGGCATCTTATTCCGGAATTATCAAGACGTTTCTTGATTTATTACCACAAAAGAGTCTACGAAATAAGGCAATACTTCCACTGATGCTAGGAGGAAGTATTGCCCATTTATTAGTAATGGATTATGCTTTAAAGCCTGTTTTAGCGAACCTAGGTGCGACAAATTTATTAACAGGGGCATATGTAACAGATAATCAAATTGCAAAGAAAGACAATCAAAACTATGTATTAGATATCGATTCAGAAACAAGGATTACGAATCAATTAGAACAGTTACTGGAGGGAATTCAATAA